The genome window GGACCCTCGGGCTGCCGAGCCTCGGCGACGACGAGGTCATGTTCACCGAGCGTGACGCGCGCGCCCTCGCGATGGCCCAGGAGCTCGTCGTCGTGCACGGCCTGGCGCTGAGCACCGTCGTGACCGTGATCCGCGCGCTCGGGCACACGTCGGACCGGCTCGCGCTGTGGCAGGTCGAGGCCCTCGTCGAGGACATGGCGACGCGGTACGAGCTCGACGACACCTCCGCGCGCCTGCTGGTCCTCGACCGTCTGCGCGACCTCGCCCCCCTGCTCGAGCAGCAGCTCCTGCACTCCTACCGGCGCCAGCTCGCGGCCGTCGCCGACCGCTACGCCGCCGAGTTCGGCCACCTGCGCGACGTCGCCGTGGACGGCACGATGCTGCCGCTCGCGCGTGCGGTCGGGTTCGCCGACATGGTGTCGTTCACGCGCCGCACGGCCGGGCTGGGGTCGACGGACCTGTCGCTGTTCGTCCAGCGGTTCGAGACGGCGGCGCGCGACGTGGTCGTCAACGCCGGTGGACGCGTCGTCAAGACGATCGGCGACGCGGTGCTGTTCATCGCGGACTCCCCGGGCGCGGGCGCGGCCATCGCGATCGGGCTCGCCGACGCGTTCGGGGCGTCGCTCGACGTCGAGGCGGCGCGCGGCGCCGGCGGGCTCGCCGAGGGTGCGCGCGGCGTGACACCCGTGCGGGTCGGACTCGTCTGGGGCCGCGTGCTGTCCCGGTTCGGTGACGTCTTCGGCCCCAGCGTGAACCTGGCCGCGCGGCTCACCGACGTCGCGGAGCCGAGCACCGTGCTCGTCGACGCGGGCACGGCCCAGGTGCTGTCCGGCGACCCCCGCTTCGCGCTGACCCCGCAGCCGGCGCGCGACCTGGCCGGTGTCGGCGAGGTCCTCCCGTACCGCCTGGAGTCGGCCGCCCGCTGACGGTCGCCGCGCTCGGGGGCGGGCACCGGGTCGCCAGACGTCCCCGACCCCACCCGCGACGGGGTCACGTCGTGAGGTCGGGGCCCGTGGGGGTGATGAGGGACGGGCCGTTGTTGGCCACCGCGTTGACGCCGGTCGACACCGGCGTCGCGCGCAGGGGCGGGGGAGGCACGTCGAGGAGCTCGCGGGCACCGTCGGCCCCGACGGCCGGGTCCAGCCACGCGGACCACGCGTCGGGCGGGAGGACGAGCGGCTGCCGGTCGTGGATCGCCGCCATCGCCTCGGTGGCCGCGCGCGTCACGATCGTCACCGAGACGAGCCAGCGGTCGGGGTCGTCGTCGGCCCTGGTCGGGTCGCGCCAGAACTCGTACAGGCCGGCGAGAGCGGCGACCGAGCCGTCCTGCGGGTGGATCCAGAACGGCTGCTTGGGCGCCTTGCGGGCGCGCGGCGAGCCGGCGGGCGGCTCGGGGGCGGCCTGCCACTCGTAGTAGCCGTCCGCCGGGAGCAGCGCGCGGCGTGCCGCCAGGGGCTTGGCGAACGCCGGCTTGTCGGCGAGCGTCTCGACGCGGGCGTTGATCATGCGGCTGCCGATCGACGGGTCCTTGGCCCACGACGGCACCAGGCCCCACCGGGCGACGCGCAGCTGGCGCGTGATCTCGCCCGTGGCGCGGTCCGCG of Cellulomonas dongxiuzhuiae contains these proteins:
- a CDS encoding adenylate/guanylate cyclase domain-containing protein, whose translation is MPEVRGQDSGTAGADPFPTPPAAPASGTTDALDELLLGGPRTLSARDLAHRTGLDLDTVRDFWRTLGLPSLGDDEVMFTERDARALAMAQELVVVHGLALSTVVTVIRALGHTSDRLALWQVEALVEDMATRYELDDTSARLLVLDRLRDLAPLLEQQLLHSYRRQLAAVADRYAAEFGHLRDVAVDGTMLPLARAVGFADMVSFTRRTAGLGSTDLSLFVQRFETAARDVVVNAGGRVVKTIGDAVLFIADSPGAGAAIAIGLADAFGASLDVEAARGAGGLAEGARGVTPVRVGLVWGRVLSRFGDVFGPSVNLAARLTDVAEPSTVLVDAGTAQVLSGDPRFALTPQPARDLAGVGEVLPYRLESAAR
- a CDS encoding SOS response-associated peptidase produces the protein MCGRYASFREDQAIADEFAVATVADDVRLLPPSWNVAPTDGVRMVVERADRATGEITRQLRVARWGLVPSWAKDPSIGSRMINARVETLADKPAFAKPLAARRALLPADGYYEWQAAPEPPAGSPRARKAPKQPFWIHPQDGSVAALAGLYEFWRDPTRADDDPDRWLVSVTIVTRAATEAMAAIHDRQPLVLPPDAWSAWLDPAVGADGARELLDVPPPPLRATPVSTGVNAVANNGPSLITPTGPDLTT